One Triticum dicoccoides isolate Atlit2015 ecotype Zavitan chromosome 4B, WEW_v2.0, whole genome shotgun sequence genomic window carries:
- the LOC119293604 gene encoding uncharacterized protein LOC119293604: PPLGLVAASLSVAGGLGRPLGLGLGASLRPCSPRARTCVVHPSGQQSVKEKAAAGLTAAAMAAALVLPEVAEAAGPGLSPSLKNFQLSIGSGGVVLLGIIGAVVAVSNFDPVKRG; this comes from the coding sequence CCGCCGCTCGGCCTTGTCGCGGCCTCTCTGTCCGTCGCAGGTGGCCTTGGGAGGCCGCTCGGCCTCGGCCTCGGCGCTTCGCTGCGACCCTGCTCGCCGCGGGCGAGGACGTGCGTCGTCCATCCGTCGGGGCAGCAGTCGGTGAAAGAGAAGGCCGCGGCCGGGCTGACCGCCGCGGCCATGGCGGCCGCGCTTGTGCTGCCGGAGGTCGCGGAGGCCGCTGGCCCCGGGCTTTCGCCGTCGCTCAAGAACTTCCAGCTCAGTATCGGCTCCGGCGGGGTCGTGCTCCTCGgcatcatcggcgccgtcgtcgccGTCTCCAACTTCGACCCCGTCAAGCGAGGCTGA